The following are from one region of the Denitrobacterium detoxificans genome:
- the ftsX gene encoding permease-like cell division protein FtsX: MSSLGYFFSESLKGFARNLSTALGSIVTIFLSLMIIGIFLIGGFVVDNIVNSVESKVSITAYIADDASESDIQSLQNEIKSMSGVSTVSFTTKDQALENFKNSMTSNPEIVDQLDGENPLPASIEVELSEAQQVEDVADQILNNSTFQKICDNTSDPSDSLKYGQKTVEKLFTVTNYIRYVGIALVALLIFIAFVFINNTIRLSILARRKEIAIMRLVGASNNFIRGPFLMEGALHAIIGAALAVVVLELLRNLAMPRFQTALPWLPIDIAGSSFLFIYVILFVSGLVIGLLGSTLAMRRYLKV; the protein is encoded by the coding sequence ATGTCTAGTTTGGGCTATTTCTTCTCCGAGTCGCTCAAGGGGTTCGCTCGTAACCTCTCCACGGCGCTCGGTTCCATCGTCACGATTTTTCTCTCGCTGATGATTATCGGAATCTTCCTCATCGGCGGTTTCGTTGTCGACAACATCGTCAACTCCGTCGAGAGCAAGGTTTCCATCACGGCGTACATCGCCGACGATGCTTCCGAAAGCGACATCCAATCGCTTCAGAATGAAATCAAGAGCATGAGCGGCGTTTCCACCGTTTCCTTCACCACGAAGGACCAGGCTCTCGAGAACTTCAAGAACTCCATGACGAGCAATCCCGAAATCGTCGACCAGCTCGATGGCGAGAACCCGCTTCCCGCCTCCATCGAAGTTGAGCTTTCCGAAGCTCAGCAGGTCGAAGATGTTGCCGACCAGATCTTGAACAACTCTACGTTCCAGAAGATTTGCGACAACACCAGCGATCCCAGCGATTCGCTCAAGTATGGCCAGAAGACGGTCGAAAAGCTGTTCACGGTTACCAACTACATCCGCTACGTCGGCATTGCCTTGGTTGCCCTGCTCATCTTCATCGCATTCGTGTTCATCAACAACACGATTCGTCTTTCCATTCTTGCCCGTCGCAAGGAAATCGCCATCATGCGTCTCGTGGGTGCGTCCAATAACTTCATTCGTGGGCCCTTCCTCATGGAAGGCGCACTGCATGCCATCATTGGCGCTGCTCTGGCGGTCGTCGTGCTCGAGTTGCTCCGCAACCTGGCCATGCCTCGCTTCCAGACGGCATTGCCCTGGCTGCCCATCGACATTGCAGGCTCGTCATTCCTCTTCATTTACGTTATCCTGTTCGTGAGCGGCCTGGTCATCGGCCTGCTCGGTTCGACGCTTGCCATGCGTCGTTACCTGAAGGTGTAG
- the ftsE gene encoding cell division ATP-binding protein FtsE — MQQPSGTPVVTFDHVTKIYPAQPSKPALYDVSLQVYAGEFVFLVGHSGSGKTTLTRMIIREIKPTEGHIYIADEDLSTMRNWRVPYLRRNIGTVFQDFKLLPNKTVFENVAFALEVIGKSRHVIRTQVPEVLRLVGLQDKLDKRPDQLSGGEQQRVSIARAIVNRPPLLICDEPTGNLDPQTSRGIMDLLERINRTGTTVLVATHDREMVDNMRRRVIALDKGHLTRDQDRGVYGFDV, encoded by the coding sequence ATGCAGCAGCCTTCGGGCACTCCCGTCGTCACGTTCGACCATGTGACGAAAATCTATCCCGCTCAGCCTAGCAAGCCTGCGCTCTACGATGTGTCTCTGCAGGTCTACGCCGGCGAATTCGTCTTCCTGGTCGGTCATTCTGGCTCGGGTAAGACCACGCTCACGCGTATGATCATTCGCGAGATCAAGCCTACGGAAGGCCATATTTACATCGCCGACGAAGACCTTTCCACCATGCGCAATTGGCGCGTGCCGTACCTGCGCCGCAACATCGGCACGGTATTCCAGGACTTCAAGCTGCTTCCGAACAAGACGGTCTTCGAGAATGTCGCGTTCGCGCTCGAGGTAATCGGCAAGTCGCGCCACGTCATCCGCACGCAGGTGCCCGAGGTTCTGCGCCTCGTTGGCTTGCAGGACAAGCTCGACAAGCGCCCCGATCAGCTTTCCGGCGGCGAGCAGCAGCGCGTTTCCATCGCGCGTGCCATCGTGAACCGCCCGCCGCTGCTCATCTGCGACGAGCCTACGGGTAACCTCGACCCGCAAACGTCGCGCGGCATCATGGATCTTCTGGAACGCATTAACCGTACCGGCACCACGGTGCTCGTTGCAACGCACGACCGCGAAATGGTCGATAACATGCGTCGTCGCGTTATCGCGCTCGACAAGGGTCATCTCACGCGCGACCAGGACAGGGGGGTGTACGGTTTCGATGTCTAG
- a CDS encoding S41 family peptidase, translated as MARKITRNAKKSIRKRDAHNIRLIKMLVSLLFVAAAFLAGFALRGNDVVVDRLGLDDSSADSSQNPGLTVSGNTYDSLSARVAEIQGILSSESLDTYSLDTATENVLKALADSTDDSYLRYYDEPHYSAYLKEMSATYAGVGILFAESDGQAYAVDIFSGSEAEAAGVQTGDFVVAIDGDRGTDGWTAAEVVKQVSRDRGSSVVLTFRRPASLDAEGGDEFTVTLTCSDYSEPNVTTELVDGVGYIKLAQITQNADTLVETAVNSLAAEGAKSFVLDLRDNPGGYLTQAVDIASLFVGSGTIVNIQTKASTSTRTATGSVATTLPLVVLVNGNTASTSEVIAGALQDTDRAVIVGERTMGKGSVQSVVELSFGGALRYTSAYYSTPKGYAIDSSGISPDVVVADNASEDGDEQLNLALETARSLETV; from the coding sequence ATGGCGCGCAAGATTACACGCAACGCTAAGAAAAGCATTCGCAAGCGCGATGCGCACAACATCAGGCTGATCAAAATGCTGGTCAGCCTGTTGTTCGTGGCTGCTGCCTTCCTTGCCGGCTTTGCCCTACGCGGTAACGATGTCGTGGTCGACCGCTTGGGTCTCGACGATTCCTCTGCCGATAGCTCCCAGAATCCCGGTCTTACCGTATCGGGCAACACATACGATTCGCTTTCCGCGCGCGTAGCGGAGATTCAGGGCATCCTTAGTTCCGAAAGCCTCGATACGTATAGTCTCGATACGGCTACGGAAAACGTGCTCAAGGCGCTTGCCGATTCTACCGATGATTCCTATCTGCGTTATTACGACGAACCGCACTACTCTGCGTACCTAAAGGAGATGTCTGCCACCTACGCAGGTGTTGGCATTCTCTTCGCTGAGAGCGACGGCCAGGCGTATGCGGTCGATATTTTCTCGGGTTCCGAAGCCGAGGCTGCCGGCGTGCAGACGGGGGATTTCGTCGTCGCTATCGATGGCGATCGTGGCACCGATGGTTGGACGGCTGCCGAGGTCGTGAAGCAGGTTTCCCGTGATAGGGGCAGTTCGGTCGTTCTTACGTTCCGTCGTCCCGCATCGCTCGACGCCGAAGGCGGCGACGAATTCACGGTCACGCTTACGTGCAGTGATTATTCCGAGCCCAATGTAACTACCGAGCTCGTCGACGGCGTTGGCTACATCAAGCTTGCCCAGATCACGCAGAATGCCGATACGCTCGTGGAAACCGCCGTCAACTCCCTTGCTGCCGAAGGTGCGAAGAGCTTCGTGCTCGATTTGCGGGACAATCCCGGCGGTTATCTGACGCAGGCCGTCGACATCGCTTCGCTGTTCGTTGGTAGTGGCACGATCGTGAATATCCAGACGAAGGCATCTACTTCTACGCGCACCGCAACCGGTTCCGTAGCAACGACGCTGCCCTTAGTTGTCCTGGTGAACGGTAATACCGCGTCTACGTCCGAGGTTATCGCCGGTGCCCTGCAAGATACCGACAGGGCGGTTATCGTGGGCGAGCGTACCATGGGCAAGGGTTCCGTTCAGTCGGTGGTGGAGCTCTCCTTTGGTGGGGCCCTTCGCTACACCAGCGCCTATTACAGTACGCCCAAGGGCTACGCCATCGATTCCAGTGGCATTTCTCCTGACGTCGTTGTAGCCGATAACGCCAGCGAAGACGGTGACGAGCAACTGAACCTGGCACTTGAAACGGCGCGTTCGCTCGAGACTGTATAA
- a CDS encoding ribonuclease R family protein translates to MPRSRRNTRRRPKSNPRGVISILPDGFGFVQTAEGEFFVPASKIGGAFDGDEVELVPIRVNHDRPQAGKSHNQVGERPSARVVAVVHRAHETLIGRYEVADPFGVVVPSDRRIPYDVFTMRADNPDIPDGAIVRVRLNAFPSRKSAATGVVEEVLGMSADDPGMDVEAVIGRYRLETTFSEGAIEQANRASVCESDALAHGYRDIRDRFVFTVDPVDARDFDDALSLQELPEGGFLLGVHIADVAHYVPWDSSVDLDARRRATSVYAVDRVIPMVPEHLSNDICSLVPGATRRAMTVDIRMTPSWQVEHVEAYESLIVSQARLSYEQAQCYIDAEDAQHARLLARREDEPHAAMPLSDRSSELLFDALRSLNAMAHARMARRQAKGGMDFSSREAKVVLDGEGAAVDVRIRVKTDATSCIEEAMILCNECVAEMLRDAESPSVFRVHDAPSSDALADLVGVLHEFGYDREVAPERVVAGNRHALQGMLALAKGRPEEELVSSLVLRSMKRAEYRPRCEEHYGLASEAYCHFTSPIRRYPDLVVHRALKALIHGESVLSASQVESLSWISEHSSKMERIADACARETQEIKLVEYMARYVGQTLHGIVSGVTSYGLYVRFDTTCEGFLPVRFLGFDYFTFDAQHHRLVGQDTNRSYRLGQPLRVIVHDAPAHARKLDLRLA, encoded by the coding sequence ATGCCTCGATCTCGTCGCAACACGCGTCGTCGCCCCAAGAGCAATCCTCGGGGCGTCATTTCGATTCTTCCCGATGGCTTCGGCTTTGTGCAAACGGCCGAAGGCGAGTTCTTCGTTCCCGCTTCGAAGATAGGCGGCGCCTTCGATGGCGACGAAGTGGAGCTTGTCCCCATTCGGGTCAATCATGATCGCCCTCAGGCTGGCAAGAGCCATAACCAAGTGGGGGAGCGTCCTTCTGCTCGCGTTGTTGCAGTAGTGCATCGCGCGCATGAGACCCTTATTGGGCGTTACGAAGTTGCCGATCCGTTTGGCGTCGTCGTGCCCAGCGATCGTCGCATTCCCTACGATGTGTTCACCATGCGCGCGGATAATCCCGACATTCCCGATGGGGCTATCGTGCGCGTGCGACTCAACGCATTTCCCTCGCGCAAGAGCGCTGCTACGGGTGTTGTGGAAGAGGTGCTTGGCATGAGCGCCGATGACCCCGGCATGGATGTCGAGGCCGTCATTGGACGCTACCGACTCGAGACTACCTTTTCCGAAGGGGCGATTGAGCAGGCGAATCGCGCGAGCGTATGCGAGTCCGATGCTCTTGCTCATGGCTATCGCGACATTCGCGATCGATTCGTCTTTACGGTCGACCCCGTTGATGCGCGCGACTTCGATGATGCCCTATCGCTGCAGGAGCTGCCAGAAGGCGGCTTCCTGCTGGGTGTGCACATTGCTGACGTAGCCCATTACGTGCCGTGGGATTCTTCTGTCGACCTTGATGCGCGTAGGCGTGCGACCAGCGTGTACGCCGTGGATCGCGTGATACCGATGGTTCCCGAGCATCTATCCAATGACATTTGCTCGCTTGTTCCTGGCGCAACGCGCAGGGCTATGACGGTCGATATCCGCATGACGCCATCGTGGCAGGTCGAACACGTTGAGGCATATGAATCGCTCATCGTTTCCCAGGCGCGTCTCTCGTACGAGCAGGCGCAATGCTATATCGACGCGGAGGATGCGCAACATGCCAGGCTTCTTGCCCGACGTGAAGACGAACCCCATGCCGCGATGCCCCTAAGCGATCGTTCTTCGGAACTGCTGTTTGATGCCTTGCGTTCCCTGAATGCCATGGCTCATGCGCGCATGGCCAGGCGCCAGGCCAAAGGGGGCATGGATTTCTCCTCTCGCGAGGCAAAGGTCGTACTCGATGGGGAAGGGGCTGCCGTTGACGTGCGCATTCGCGTGAAGACGGATGCCACGAGCTGCATCGAGGAGGCTATGATTCTCTGCAACGAGTGCGTTGCGGAAATGCTTCGCGATGCGGAATCGCCCTCGGTCTTTCGCGTACATGATGCTCCTTCATCCGACGCGCTTGCCGATTTGGTCGGTGTTCTCCATGAGTTTGGGTACGACCGAGAGGTTGCGCCCGAGCGCGTCGTCGCAGGCAATCGTCATGCGCTGCAGGGCATGCTTGCCCTTGCGAAGGGCCGCCCCGAAGAGGAGCTGGTATCCTCGCTGGTGCTTCGTAGCATGAAGCGTGCCGAGTATCGTCCGCGCTGCGAGGAGCACTATGGCCTCGCAAGCGAGGCATATTGCCATTTCACCAGCCCTATTCGACGTTACCCCGACCTTGTTGTGCACCGTGCGCTCAAGGCCCTCATTCATGGCGAGAGTGTACTGTCTGCTTCCCAGGTCGAGTCGCTTTCGTGGATATCCGAGCATTCCTCGAAGATGGAGCGCATTGCTGACGCATGCGCTCGGGAGACGCAGGAAATCAAGCTCGTGGAGTACATGGCTCGCTACGTGGGGCAAACGCTTCATGGCATTGTTTCGGGCGTTACTTCGTATGGACTCTACGTACGGTTCGATACTACTTGCGAAGGATTTCTGCCCGTTCGTTTCCTGGGATTCGATTACTTCACGTTCGATGCTCAGCACCATCGTCTGGTGGGGCAGGATACCAATCGCTCATATCGCCTGGGTCAGCCCCTGCGTGTAATCGTGCATGACGCGCCCGCCCATGCGCGTAAGCTCGACCTGCGCTTGGCGTAG